Genomic window (Rhododendron vialii isolate Sample 1 chromosome 4a, ASM3025357v1):
GAGGTCATGGATTCCTTTCCAGCTTGTTTGGTActtagagaaaagaaaagaaaggaaaatgaaactTTAGAGAGAGTGTAGAGGAAAACTTTACTGCTTGATTCTTtgtccttttattttcttccatatttCCTCTCAAACTAAGcaagggaaaatgattttccattccgttcttttcttttttataagttccaaacaaaaccctaattaaTTTGGTCAAAGTGCAGGAAATTTCTCTTCAAAAGGCATTGTAAGTGATTTGTATCTGAATCAATTGAAGGAGACAAGTGAATATGTAATTGGGTTTGAGAGCGACAGGGCTCCTAATTAATGTTTAATGGaagttttctttttgtcatgGAGATAGTGCatcaaaatttttacttttaatttttgtgaaaatcagaTGTCCGGATCAATTTGTGAGCGCCTCGACTAATTTCAAAACTCTGAAGGTAATGACGGAGCATTACTTTCAGTGGCCCAAAGTTTTTGAGAGTTATCACAATTCAAAACGTGAGACACAATTGAGATGTCAAACAATAGTAATGGGAACCTGGAATTCAAAACCAAATTTGTTTTCGCCGTAGAAGCAAAGGTTACACTTTACAGGTGCAAGGTACACCacgtaggagagagagagagagagagagagagagagagagagagagagagagagagagtacatcaTCTCAAACGTTAGAGACTGCTACACAATTATCCAAAATAATTGAGGTCAATGGAGAGTTGGATTGGAATTCTTACATTTGGAGACTATAATTATCCAaaaacaaagacttgaaaattgCCAATTTTACCCTCTTTGTCTTTTGACTTCAAATACTGCTAACGATGTTCTTTACACTTTTGATTTATCTTGATAATAACATAGTtgtgacttcttttttttttagggagggtaagagggtaatttcacctaccaaactcacctaggcaattgttgactagggagaggtaaagtgaaccctttaaacacacacacacaaacccaaactcccgatgtgggagccagcccaTCTTACGCAGGCCCAAGAGCCTTGCCGCGAAACGCAGCACAACGACAGCGGGCCCAAGGGGCCTACACCAGAGGTTGGATCCCTCCACAACGGGTGGGCACGACTTAGTTTTTTTGAGGGAGGGTAAGAGGGTATAGTTGTGACTTCAATCACATAATAATGACCATGTCTACTGgtaaaatgaaataaatgaaacaTAATTTCGAAAGAAAAATTTAGAGGTAAAAATGAAGAATCTGAATTGAGGTTGATGTGAATGGCAAAGGTTATTAAACTTGTATTTGAGATGCTCTAATAATGGATCCCGGGATCCTGTAGTCCACGACGAATTTTATAAAGTTAGACATTTTGTTGTCCCAATTAAAGTATTATATTTGTAGATTCTAAAAGTTGTGTTTGAATCATAGATTCGTGAAAAAGTTTACGTAGGGGAACAACGAATGAAGATAgaaaacaattttggcattattattTCCCTTACACAATAAATAACACACTCATATTTATTTGTAGGTCTCACACATACTGAATGTGTAATGTAGTGTGGGTTCCCATTTGTTTATGAGTGTGTATGTGCAAGTATTTGTGGTTATAGAAGAATTGATACTATGCGGTGTTTTGACTAATTAAGCCACTTGgctaattatttttgtttttattcaattttttttttgtatttagtaGTTCCGTGTCAAATTTCTATGAATTATTGGCtcatcttgacgagagaaattggaaaagtaaaaaattatggtccaaaCTTCAACAATCAGTCAAAATGCTTGATCTTTcaactttattaaaaaaaattgagtttgaatcacaattatttatttttttaattccttgGTTGAGACGAACAATTAATCAATTTGACGCGAAGCTAgtaaatgcgattttttttttaataaacacAGAAAAATAATTACAGGAAAATTAATAAAGGATCCTCCAAAATCACTTCTTGAATATAAAAATACTAGATTAACATTGAGAGTGGACAATGAGTGGAGGAAAAAcgaaaaagtttttgaaacaAAGATGAATATAAAGATCCAGAGGCTTGTGATCAAACTTCGTATGAATAGTAAATTTCTCTATatccattttttaattaaaaaatattaactctatttttcaaataaaaaaataaagaatgttCGGTTAGAGATGCCCAAACGCCACAATATTAGTGTTCATGAGAATCTATTCAACATCCTCCTTGTTCCTCAAGACTCATTTAAAAAACAGGAAACGAACAAAATCATGGCGTGGAATGTCTGCCATACGTCTTTGCATACGATGCAAAGCAAAACAATTCCGTGGTAAGTTCCCAGCCTTTACCCCACCACCATTCCCCATCCCCCATCCCCGAACATTCGGCAAATAAGCCTTTCTTTCGAACCGTCATTATTCCATGCCACCCGGCACAAAGTAACAGTGTTCCACACTCTTTTCTGTTGCACGTTTGTATAGGCTCCACATATTTTGTGGTGGATGATGACTTTGGAACACCACGCGACGATGCTCCAGGTGCGTTGAATGATTCTTCCTCCTTTCGATTTCACCATTTTCCCAAGAAAATGAACTTTTTCAATGAAAGTTCAGCCTTTTCCTCCCTTCATATCCAAACGCCTCCCCACTACTATATATGTATGACCCATCTCATTTCTCCACCCCCACCATTGCACGCCTCCCTCTTCTATGTTTACTCATTGCTTCAGACTACCCCTTCTGCCTGAACCAATTTTCTCTAACCCCAATCAGCAAAAAATGGCACCTTCCCTCCACAGTTCAAGAACCAACGCCGCCCAGACAAACCCAATTTCCTGCGATCCAAACAGGTCCCAAATCGACAATCACGTATACAATTACCAGAAATTATGCTCACCCATCAGCCAAAACCAGCCAAAACCCATCTGCACGCGCCCGGACGTTGATCTCGATGAAGGTGGAGATGATCTGTGGCTGAGAATGAAAGATGAAGCTAAATCGGGCGTTGAACAAGAACCCATATTGTCAAGTTACTATTATGGTTCAATCTTGTCTCGTGATTCACTATCAAGTGCTCTAGCCAATCATTTGTCAGTTAAGCTAAGCAATTCTAGCCTTCCCCTTGGTACCCTCTATGATCTTTTCCTGGGGTTGCTTGTAGAGGATCAAGAAATTATGAGAGCAGTTCAAGATGATTTGAGGGCAGTGAAAGAGAGGGACCCTGCTTGTATCAGTTACGTCCAGTGTTTCTTGAATTTCAAAGGGTTTATAGCGTGCCAGGCTCATAGGGTGGCACATAAGTTGTGGTCGCAGGGGAGGAAAACCCTGGCACTTGTGATACAGAACAGGGTTTCTGAGGTTTTTGCGGTGGATATCCACCCCGGGGCGAAGATTGGACGGGGGATATTGCTCGATCACGCGACCGGAGTGGTGATCGGAGAGACCGCGGTGATCGGAGACTATGTGTCAATCTTGCATAATGTGACTTTGGGTGGCACTGGGAAGGCTAGTGGAGATAGGCATCCAAAAATTGGGGATGGGGTTTTGATAGGAGCAGGGACTTGTATTTTGGGCAATATTAGGATTGGGGATGGGGCTAAGGTTGGGGCAGGGTCAGTGGTGTTGAAGGAGGTGCCACCAAGGACTACTGCTGTTGGGAACCCTGCTAGGCTTATTGGAGGGATGGAGAACCCTATTAGGCTTGATAAGATTCCTAGTTTTACCATGGACCATACTTCACATATTTCTTATGCGCCTGATTATGTTATTTAGAGTCCCATTGGATCATGATCACAGATGTTATGAGCCCCCGGAAGCGGTGTATCGTGCAGATTCAAAGTTGGTGTGATATAGGCTACTGCACTCGAAACATAACCGATCCGTAAGTTCTACTACTATTTACTTATCTGGGTAAGTAGTATTGTTGTTATAACTTTCTAGGAAGTTTGGCGGgtttttgtttgtgttcttCGTGAGAACAGAAGTTCTCCTGTTAGCAAGCAGGATTCCTTTTTAACTAATAATGCATGTACACTTGATGAATAAGCTGTTTGGTCTTGGAATTTCTTGTTTTCACTATTAGGTTAGTCTCAAACATGTTGACAAGGCCCACTATGTACTATTGGATTGGTATCAAATGAGAATGATTTCTTGTCATGTTTGTGTTCCCTGTGCTGGTGGGAGTGTGAACCATGTTTCTGTCTCCAGCTTATTTGATTGTGCTTTTGATTGGAAATTGTAACCTAATGCTGTTAGAAATGAAATGTTAATTGAAGATTGATAGTATGAAGATTGACTAATCTATGGTCCATTTCTGTCCTAGAAGGCTAGTTGATTCGATTTTGCAATGGACTTTTTCTGGTTGCTGCAATTAACcataaacgaactgaaccttaAGTCCTGATTAGGGTTGCTGCAATTGGATCTCAATGGCCACAAAGAATGGTTTTGCTAATTGATAGGCCTTCTGTAGAGATTGGGTAGCTTTTGGAAGATTTTTTGCATCAAAATATACGTAATGTGTCCCCCTCTATAGCATAGATAATTGAACGACAGATCATTACATTCCTTTTGTCAATATGAAAGAGCGAAACTCATTATATTAAATTTATGTGCAACTTGTACATAGCGGGGCCTTGAGGCGGCCTGACTCTGACTCTCACTTATAATGGTGACAAATTTTTAGGGGGCCTTGAGGAGGCCATCTTCCTCGCCTCCCCTTGGAAACCGAGCCTGACTCTGACTTATAATGGTGGAAATAGTCAATTTATTTCGGGATTTTGGACGTCTTTCAAACAATACACAAACGTATGTCCATACTGTAACCTTTGCTATATTAATCTACTTAAACCATTGGTCTGGGGACAAGCAATCAGCAGTAACAAACAATTCATGGTATAACAGAAGTAGAGTTCCTTGTCACAGCATACAACTGAGCTCAGTGGGTGACTTTATCTGATATATTGCTTTTGTCACAACCCGTTTCAATACATCAATCCGGATAAGAAACAGTACCTGCTGTGGAAAAGTTGTGAATTCTGAGGGATCATCCTTCCCTACAGTGGCTGCACTGACTGGATTTTAGCAAACAGTCTGTTGCAGCACATCAAATTCTTAAACACCAGATTTCCACCCTTTTGATTAAAAAGGGATTCGTTCGTAATCTTATCTTGTCATCAGAAAGAGTAAACTTGGCATCAAGCCACAATATGTATCTCCTTCCCTGTTAACCAAATATTAGGTGGGTTTCCTGATTTACACTAGCTAAATATTGGATTTGAGATTATCAGATATTTTTATCAGCGTAGAGGCAACTATACCAAAGAGTCGTATTTTCTTTGGTTCATATGTGTTATAACAATTACAATGCATCAGTATGATATTAGAACACGACACCTGCTGCGGAAAACTTGTAGCAGATATGAAGGAACCAGACACTTAGTGACTTAGTTAACAAGTGTTTTGTTGCAGCAAATCAAATGCGTCATCGTAAAATATCCACCGCCAGATTAATTAAAAAGGGATTCTCTGTTAAGTGGTAATCCTTATGTTGTCATTAAAGAGAGTCAACTTGGCACCAAGccataaaaaattatgttgTTTTCCATTGATTACGCTGTTTAGTTAATAATAATATGCATCTCTTTCCCTGTTAATCAAATAGTTTCCTGAACCCAACTTGTGGAGGATCCGGGTGATGAAGTCAAAGATATACAGAAAACCCTAaatccaaaaagaagaagaagttaatCTGAATTTTGTCATCAGCTATTTGACAGAGACCCTGTAAATAAATGAGTTCCGTGGGTTATCTgtaagcaaatcatccataagcAAATTCAAAGAAGTTATCCATCAGGGAAGCTGACTATTGGAGGGAGTGGAACAGAGCACAAACCATTGACCAACCCTAAAGCCTCCAAAATGtacctttttcttcttaaaaagtAGGTCCTAACACATGCAAAGGGGGTGCCCAGGTtctgcacaactccaaatattcACACTAGTCGTACTAGTTTTTCAggttaatttgaaaaagttataTGGGATTGGCTTTGAAAAAATTATATGGGACTGGCCCGTGTAAGCCCCTTGAATGCATAAAAAATTTTAGATTTACCATATATGTGGGAAACACaacccccccgccccccccccccccactaaaatttcaagttttcaactaTTTTCGTTGGCACGTGTAAAATTAATAGACGttaacatatatacatacaatttCGTCTCTTCGTCAAACCATGAAGTGATAATATGTACGTATAGAATATAATTGTTGTTATAATGTAGAAATATGTGTTGTTCGGGCCCCACTAAGTACAAATCCTGCATCCACCACTGCACATGCAGACAATGTTACTGAATATAGGAAGATGTTCTACAAACTAGAACACAAAACTAAGATGACAGGAAAATCTTGCAGTATATGTAGGCTTCGTAGGTTGCATAGATATTGAAGAAAGGAAACACAACATCTTACCAATGACCTTCCTCTGATTTTCTTCATGGAATTGCAATTCCTTCCTTcccaatatttttcaatttccctTCGATTCTATTATTATTGAGACGTCTGATCTTTGTACTCATGGTACTGAAACTAGCCAAACGATCTAAACATAACAACCGAAGTCCCAAGCTACCCCCGGGGCCAAGAAAGTCGTCTCTTGTAGGAAACATGCACCAGTTTGTTGGCTCTCTCCCACATCACTGTCTCAGAGATTCCAAACGATCTAATTATGATAACCAAAGTCCCAAGTTAACCCAGGGGCCAAGAAAGTTGCCTCTCACAGGAGACATGCACCAGTTCGTTGTCTCTCTCCCACATCACTGTCTTAGAGATTTGGCGAAGAAACAAGGACCCCTGATGCACCTGCAACTTGGAGAACTCTCCTATTGTCGCTGTTTCTTCAGCAGAAATGGCAAAAGTGGTCATGAAAACCCATGGCATTATTTTCGCCAGCCGGCCTTTTCTGTTGGCAATAGATATAATAAGCTACAATT
Coding sequences:
- the LOC131322356 gene encoding serine acetyltransferase 1, chloroplastic-like; amino-acid sequence: MFTHCFRLPLLPEPIFSNPNQQKMAPSLHSSRTNAAQTNPISCDPNRSQIDNHVYNYQKLCSPISQNQPKPICTRPDVDLDEGGDDLWLRMKDEAKSGVEQEPILSSYYYGSILSRDSLSSALANHLSVKLSNSSLPLGTLYDLFLGLLVEDQEIMRAVQDDLRAVKERDPACISYVQCFLNFKGFIACQAHRVAHKLWSQGRKTLALVIQNRVSEVFAVDIHPGAKIGRGILLDHATGVVIGETAVIGDYVSILHNVTLGGTGKASGDRHPKIGDGVLIGAGTCILGNIRIGDGAKVGAGSVVLKEVPPRTTAVGNPARLIGGMENPIRLDKIPSFTMDHTSHISYAPDYVI